One region of Populus trichocarpa isolate Nisqually-1 chromosome 4, P.trichocarpa_v4.1, whole genome shotgun sequence genomic DNA includes:
- the LOC7463029 gene encoding phenolic glucoside malonyltransferase 1, translated as MTSAHQVKILDVHHVTPFFTPPEFATELSLPLTFFDIMWLKLQPVGYIFFYKLTESTPAFFNSVILPKLKHSLSHTLIHFLPLAGNITWPPQATTPIILYTPNDAIQLTVAESNADFDHLSGNDIREAMKSHLYLPELPVTDAKATAMTMQITLFPNQGFCLVHMSSFVLLYAYVVICIVKSKGLEQNRKVVFGFLADCRARLDPPIHDKYFGNCLYSFAVDTEARALLEENGFAWAVERLTALLLGVAGSTHYDVYGTDLGWGRPEKVEITSIDQTAAISMTKCKNGSGVEFALVLEKNEMEKFMSLFVDGVI; from the exons ATGACTTCTGCCCACCAAGTAAAGATACTGGACGTCCACCATGTCACCCCATTCTTTACGCCACCCGAGTTTGCGACGGAGTTATCACTCCCACTCACCTTCTTTGATATTATGTGGTTGAAACTCCAACCGGTTGGATACATATTCTTTTATAAACTCACCGAGTCAACACCAGCTTTCTTCAATTCAGTAATCCTTCCCAAACTCAAACATTCTCTCTCTCATACTCTCATTCACTTCCTCCCTCTTGCTGGCAACATCACTTGGCCTCCACAAGCCACCACACCCATAATTCTATACACTCCAAATGATGCTATTCAACTCACGGTTGCTGAGTCTAATGCTGATTTTGATCATCTCTCAGGCAATGACATCCGTGAAGCTATGAAGTCACATCTTTATCTACCTGAGTTGCCTGTCACGGACGCAAAAGCTACAGCTATGACTATGCAAATAACATTGTTTCCCAATCAAGGCTTTTGC CTCGTCCACATGTCCAGTTTTGTTCTCCTCTACGCATATGTGGTGATTTGTATAGTTAAGTCAAAGGGGTTAGAACAAAATAGAAAGGTTGTTTTTGGGTTCCTTGCAGACTGTAGAGCTCGTTTAGACCCTCCAATACATGACAAATATTTTGGTAACTGTCTTTATTCCTTCGCTGTAGATACGGAAGCAAGAGCTCTTTTAGAGGAGAATGGGTTTGCCTGGGCAGTAGAAAGACTGA CTGCATTACTTCTTGGTGTTGCTGGGTCAACTCACTATGATGTTTATGGAACTGATCTTGGGTGGGGGAGGCCAGAAAAGGTAGAGATTACTTCCATAGATCAGACCGCAGCGATTTCTATGACAAAGTGCAAGAATGGAAGTGGAGTCGAGTTTGCTTTAGTTTTGGAGAAGAATGAAATGGAGAAATTTATGTCTCTGTTTGTTGATGGTGTTATTTAA
- the LOC7463030 gene encoding probable WRKY transcription factor 3 → MAEKQENPTTAAPAKPTITLPPRPSMETLFTGGLSPGPMTLVSSFFADTPYPESDYPSFSQLLAGAMASPIARPAFFTDNLIPNNNNTNTNTNTNTNTTTTAIPSSKEDGINCNSNLGFKPSRPTNLVVARSPLFTVPPGLSPSGLLDSPAFFSPRSSFGMSHQQALVQVTAQAALFAQSQMHMQAQYQPSSVTAAKELLTQYPSFNPGEALQQQQLMPPSTSDAQNSMVEPAEFSHSERKYQPPAGDKPTDDGYNWRKYGQKPIKGSEYPRSYYKCTHLNCLVKKKVERSSDGQITEIIYKGQHNHDQLNKLSKDGDDSNGSIHSQSKPEVVSQAHAGNVNKLTETLPAHSVTRRDQESTQADPSEPPGSSDNEEAGNAAVQEEERGDDEPIPKRRQIDVVTSEVTLPHKTITEPKIIVQTRSEVDLLDDGYRWRKYGQKVVKGNPHPRSYYKCTSAGCNVRKHVERAAADPKAVITTYEGKHNHDVPAARNSSHNTANTNAAPLKPQKVVAEKHPMLKGMDFGNNNQRPLLLQLKEEKIAV, encoded by the exons atggcaGAGAAACAAGAAAACCCTACAACAGCAGCCCCAGCAAAGCCTACAATAACTCTTCCACCAAGACCATCTATGGAGACCCTTTTCACAGGTGGTCTAAGTCCTGGTCCTATGACTCTAGTCTCCAGTTTCTTCGCTGACACGCCCTACCCTGAATCTGATTACCCTTCTTTCTCTCAACTTCTTGCTGGTGCTATGGCTTCTCCAATTGCCCGGCCTGCTTTTTTCACTGACAATTTAATacccaacaacaacaatactAATACTAATACCAATACTAATACTAATACTACCACTACTGCTATTCCTTCTTCAAAAGAAGATGGTATTAATTGCAATAGCAATCTGGGTTTTAAGCCAAGTAGGCCTACGAATTTGGTGGTGGCTCGCTCTCCATTGTTTACTGTCCCTCCTGGCTTGAGCCCTTCTGGTTTGCTTGACTCTCCTGCCTTCTTTTCTCCTCGG AGTTCCTTTGGAATGTCCCATCAGCAGGCCTTGGTGCAGGTTACAGCTCAAGCTGCATTATTTGCCCAATCTCAAATGCATATGCAAGCTCAATATCAGCCTTCTTCAGTAACAGCAGCTAAAGAGTTGTTGACACAATATCCATCCTTTAACCCTGGTGAAGCTttgcaacagcagcagctgATGCCACCCTCAACCTCTGATGCGCAGAATTCCATGGTGGAACCAGCAGAGTTTTCTCATTCTGAAAGGAAATACCAACCTCCTGCTGGTGATAAACCTACTGATGATGGTTACAACTGGCGTAAATATGGTCAAAAGCCTATCAAAGGTAGTGAATATCCAAGAAGCTACTACAAATGTACACATCTAAATTGCCTAGTAAAAAAGAAGGTTGAGCGTTCCAGTGATGGCCAAATAACTGAAATCATCTACAAAGGTCAGCACAACCACGATCAACTCAACAAGCTTTCAAAAGATGGTGATGATTCAAATGGAAGTATTCATTCTCAGTCTAAGCCTGAAGTTGTTTCACAAGCTCATGCTGGTAATGTAAACAAGTTGACTGAAACATTACCTGCTCATTCAGTAACTAGGAGGGATCAGGAATCTACTCAAGCAGATCCCTCAGAGCCACCTGGATCAAGTGACAATGAGGAAGCAGGTAATGCAGCTGTGCAAGAAGAAGAGAGGGGTGATGATGAGCCAATCCCAAAGAGAAG GCAAATAGATGTTGTGACATCTGAGGTGACTTTACCACACAAGACCATCACAGAACCAAAAATCATCGTCCAAACTAGAAGTGAAGTTGATCTTTTGGATGATGGCTACAGGTGGCGCAAATATGGCCAGAAGGTGGTCAAAGGGAATCCTCATCCAAG GAGCTATTACAAATGCACCAGTGCAGGATGCAATGTTCGTAAGCATGTTGAGAGGGCCGCAGCTGATCCCAAAGCTGTCATAACTACATATGAGGGAAAGCATAACCATGATGTCCCTGCGGCTAGAAACAGCAGCCATAACACAGCCAACACTAATGCAGCACCATTGAAACCTCAGAAGGTGGTGGCTGAGAAGCATCCCATGCTCAAAGGAATGGATTTTGGCAACAATAACCAGAGACCACTGCTTCTACAactaaaagaagagaaaattgcTGTATAA